Proteins encoded in a region of the Thermococcus sp. genome:
- the aspS gene encoding aspartate--tRNA(Asn) ligase codes for MYRTHYSSEITEELNGQRVKVAGWVWEIKDLGGIKFLWIRDREGIVQITAPKKKVSQEIFKLIPKLNSEDVVAVEGIVNFTPKAKLGFEVLPEKLEILSRAESPLPLDPTGKVKAELDTRLDNRFMDVRRPEVMAIFKIRSSVFKAIRDFFHSEGFIEIHTPKIIATATEGGTELFPMKYFERDAFLAQSPQLYKQIMMASGLDRVYEIAPIFRAEEHNTTRHLNEAWSVDAEMAFIESEEEVMELLERLVAHVINYVREHNTKELETLNFELEEPKLPFPRLSYEEALEILSDLGKEIPWGEDIDTEGEKLLGKYMVENENAPLYFLYRYPSEAKPFYIMKYDDRPEICRAFDLEYRGVEITSGGQREHRVDVLVEQIKEKGLNPESFEFYLKAFRYGMPPHGGFGLGAERLIKQMLDLPNIREVILFPRDRKRLIP; via the coding sequence ATGTATAGGACGCACTACTCGAGCGAGATTACGGAAGAGCTCAACGGCCAGCGCGTTAAGGTTGCCGGCTGGGTGTGGGAAATAAAGGACCTGGGCGGAATTAAGTTCCTCTGGATAAGGGACAGGGAGGGAATAGTCCAGATAACGGCGCCAAAGAAGAAGGTAAGTCAGGAGATATTCAAGCTCATTCCAAAGCTCAACAGCGAGGACGTCGTTGCGGTTGAAGGCATCGTTAACTTCACGCCCAAGGCGAAGCTCGGCTTTGAGGTTCTCCCGGAGAAGCTCGAAATACTCAGCAGGGCTGAAAGCCCGCTCCCGCTCGACCCCACCGGAAAGGTCAAGGCGGAACTCGACACGAGGCTCGACAACCGCTTCATGGACGTAAGAAGGCCCGAGGTAATGGCCATATTCAAGATACGCTCGAGCGTTTTCAAGGCAATCAGGGACTTCTTCCACAGTGAGGGCTTCATCGAGATTCACACGCCGAAGATTATCGCTACAGCAACTGAAGGTGGAACCGAGCTCTTCCCGATGAAGTACTTCGAGAGAGATGCTTTTCTGGCCCAGAGTCCGCAACTCTACAAGCAGATTATGATGGCGAGCGGTCTGGACAGGGTCTACGAGATAGCGCCGATTTTCAGGGCTGAAGAGCACAACACGACTAGGCATTTAAACGAGGCGTGGAGTGTTGATGCCGAGATGGCGTTCATCGAGAGCGAGGAGGAGGTAATGGAGCTCCTTGAGAGGCTGGTAGCTCACGTAATCAACTACGTCCGCGAGCACAATACCAAGGAACTTGAAACCCTTAACTTCGAGCTTGAAGAACCGAAACTGCCCTTCCCGAGGCTGAGCTACGAGGAAGCCCTTGAAATCCTGTCTGACCTTGGAAAAGAAATCCCGTGGGGAGAGGACATAGATACGGAGGGAGAAAAGCTCCTTGGAAAGTACATGGTTGAGAACGAAAACGCTCCCCTCTACTTCCTCTACCGCTACCCGAGCGAGGCGAAGCCCTTCTACATCATGAAGTACGACGACAGGCCTGAAATCTGTCGCGCTTTCGACCTTGAGTACCGCGGTGTGGAGATAACATCCGGTGGCCAGAGGGAGCACCGCGTTGATGTCCTCGTCGAGCAGATAAAGGAGAAAGGACTGAATCCAGAGAGCTTCGAGTTTTATCTCAAGGCATTCCGGTATGGCATGCCGCCCCACGGAGGCTTTGGTCTCGGGGCGGAGAGGCTGATAAAGCAGATGCTTGACCTTCCCAACATCAGGGAGGTCATCCTATTCCCAAGGGACAGGAAGAGGCTTATACCGTAA